A genome region from Jeotgalibacillus aurantiacus includes the following:
- the codY gene encoding GTP-sensing pleiotropic transcriptional regulator CodY: MNLLGKTRQINSMLQQSAGKPVNFKEMAETLSGVIESNVFIVSRRGKLLGFAVNQQIENERMKQMLEDRQFPEQYTKNLFNITETSPNLDIDSEYTAFPVENRDLFQKGLTTMVPIIGGGDRLGTLILARVEQAFEDDDLILGEYGATVVGMEILREKADEIEEEARSKAVVQMAISSLSYSELEAIEHIFEELDGNEGLLVASKIADRVGITRSVIVNALRKLESAGVIESRSLGMKGTYIKVLNNKFLLELENLKKN, encoded by the coding sequence ATGAATTTACTAGGGAAAACAAGACAAATTAACTCAATGCTTCAGCAGTCAGCCGGAAAACCGGTTAATTTTAAGGAAATGGCTGAAACACTAAGCGGAGTCATTGAATCAAATGTATTTATCGTAAGCAGAAGAGGAAAACTCCTCGGCTTCGCTGTAAACCAACAGATCGAAAATGAGCGTATGAAACAGATGCTCGAAGATCGTCAGTTCCCGGAACAGTATACTAAAAATCTGTTTAACATTACAGAAACTTCACCAAACCTTGATATCGACAGTGAATATACAGCTTTTCCAGTTGAGAACCGTGATTTATTCCAGAAGGGATTAACGACAATGGTTCCGATTATCGGTGGAGGAGATCGTCTTGGAACGTTAATCCTCGCACGAGTGGAACAGGCGTTTGAAGATGATGACCTGATTCTTGGTGAATACGGTGCAACGGTTGTAGGAATGGAAATTCTTCGTGAGAAGGCTGACGAAATTGAAGAGGAAGCAAGAAGCAAAGCAGTAGTCCAGATGGCGATCAGTTCCCTGTCATACAGTGAGCTTGAAGCAATCGAGCACATTTTCGAAGAACTTGATGGAAACGAAGGGTTACTCGTCGCTTCAAAAATCGCTGACCGAGTGGGAATTACACGTTCCGTCATCGTCAATGCACTCCGAAAGCTGGAAAGTGCCGGTGTTATTGAATCACGTTCTCTCGGAATGAAAGGAACGTATATTAAAGTACTGAACAATAAATTCCTTCTTGAATTGGAAAACCTTAAGAAAAACTAA
- the hslU gene encoding HslU--HslV peptidase ATPase subunit: MSTVELTPKQIVEKLDQYIVGQRDAKRAVAVALRNRYRRNLLDESLRNEVIPKNILMMGPTGVGKTEIARRIAKLVGAPFVKVEATKFTEVGYVGRDVESMVRDLMETSVRIVKEEKMQSVQEKAEENANKRIVKLLVPSAKKVQNFKNPFEMMFGNSDQNQNDTQDQQDDESALKDKRREIADKLKNGQLEERIITVEVDEQQSASMYDMLQGSGMEQMGMNFQDALSNLMPKKKKKRKLTVKEARKVLTHDEAVKLIDMDEVAQAALYRAEQMGIIFIDEIDKIASKSSGSGSADVSREGVQRDILPIVEGSTVNTKYGPVKTDHVLFVAAGAFHMSKPSDLIPELQGRFPIRVELQKLTVEDFVRILVEPDHALIKQYKALLETEGIQVDFTEDAIRRLAEIAYSVNQETDNIGARRLHTIMEKLLEDLSFEASDIQLGTISITPAYVDEKLGAIAKNRDLSEFIL, translated from the coding sequence GTGAGTACAGTAGAACTGACACCAAAACAAATTGTTGAGAAGCTGGATCAATACATTGTTGGACAGCGGGATGCCAAGCGGGCTGTTGCTGTAGCGCTCCGAAACCGTTACCGTCGAAATCTGCTCGATGAGTCACTGAGAAATGAAGTCATCCCGAAAAATATTTTAATGATGGGGCCAACCGGCGTAGGTAAAACGGAAATTGCCAGAAGGATTGCAAAACTTGTAGGAGCTCCTTTCGTAAAAGTTGAGGCTACAAAGTTTACAGAGGTCGGTTATGTCGGCCGGGATGTTGAATCCATGGTAAGGGACCTGATGGAAACGTCAGTACGCATCGTGAAAGAAGAAAAGATGCAGTCCGTTCAGGAAAAAGCAGAAGAAAATGCAAATAAGCGGATCGTCAAGTTGCTCGTTCCTTCTGCCAAAAAGGTGCAGAACTTTAAGAATCCGTTTGAAATGATGTTTGGGAATTCAGACCAGAATCAAAATGACACACAGGATCAGCAGGACGACGAGTCTGCATTAAAGGATAAGCGCCGTGAAATAGCTGATAAGCTTAAAAACGGTCAGCTCGAAGAACGCATTATCACGGTTGAAGTGGATGAACAGCAATCTGCTTCCATGTATGATATGCTGCAGGGCTCAGGGATGGAGCAGATGGGCATGAATTTTCAGGATGCCCTAAGCAACCTGATGCCTAAGAAAAAGAAAAAGCGCAAGCTCACTGTAAAAGAGGCTAGGAAAGTCCTGACGCATGATGAAGCAGTCAAATTGATTGATATGGATGAAGTAGCGCAGGCTGCTCTTTACCGTGCTGAACAGATGGGGATTATCTTTATTGATGAAATCGATAAAATCGCATCTAAATCAAGCGGTTCAGGTTCAGCTGATGTATCCAGAGAAGGGGTGCAGCGGGATATTCTTCCGATTGTCGAAGGGTCAACCGTAAACACGAAGTACGGCCCTGTGAAAACAGACCACGTTCTATTTGTTGCGGCTGGAGCCTTCCACATGTCGAAGCCTTCGGATCTCATTCCTGAGCTTCAGGGGCGTTTTCCGATCCGTGTTGAACTTCAGAAACTGACGGTTGAGGATTTTGTCCGTATTCTGGTTGAACCTGATCATGCGCTTATTAAGCAATATAAAGCGCTGCTTGAGACTGAAGGCATTCAGGTTGACTTTACAGAAGATGCAATCAGAAGGCTTGCTGAAATAGCTTATTCGGTAAACCAAGAAACAGACAATATCGGTGCCAGAAGACTTCACACGATTATGGAGAAGCTGCTTGAGGATCTTTCCTTTGAAGCCTCAGATATTCAGCTTGGCACAATCTCCATTACGCCGGCTTATGTGGATGAAAAACTCGGAGCGATTGCAAAAAATCGTGACTTGAGTGAGTTTATTTTATAG
- the hslV gene encoding ATP-dependent protease subunit HslV: MDQFHATTIFGIHHNGRSAMAGDGQVTMGNAVVMKHTARKVRKLFNGQVIAGFAGSVADAFTLFEMFEGKLQEYNGNLQRAAVEVAKQWRSDKVLRRLEAMLIVMDKDGLLLVSGTGEVIEPDDGILAIGSGGNYAMSAGRALKKHAGDHMSAKEIADASLHIAADICVYTNNNIIVEEL, translated from the coding sequence ATGGATCAGTTCCACGCGACTACTATTTTCGGGATCCATCACAATGGCCGTTCTGCTATGGCGGGTGACGGACAGGTAACCATGGGAAATGCAGTGGTCATGAAACATACTGCACGAAAGGTTCGAAAGCTGTTTAACGGCCAGGTCATTGCTGGATTTGCAGGGTCAGTGGCAGATGCCTTTACACTTTTTGAAATGTTTGAAGGAAAGCTTCAGGAATATAACGGAAACCTCCAACGCGCAGCTGTAGAAGTCGCCAAGCAGTGGCGGAGTGACAAAGTACTTCGGAGACTTGAAGCAATGCTGATTGTAATGGATAAAGACGGACTATTGCTTGTATCAGGAACCGGGGAAGTGATTGAACCGGATGATGGGATTCTTGCGATCGGCTCAGGCGGGAACTATGCAATGTCAGCAGGTCGTGCATTGAAAAAACATGCGGGTGACCATATGAGCGCAAAAGAGATTGCAGACGCTTCTTTACATATCGCAGCGGATATTTGCGTGTATACAAATAACAATATCATTGTTGAAGAACTGTAA
- the xerC gene encoding tyrosine recombinase XerC — protein sequence MIPKFYDAKHSFIDYLQTEKNYSSLTIEHYVHDLDHFFQFLQSEGTYLIEEIDDLLTRGYLVSLHNAGYARSTVSRKISSLKSFFQYLKRESIFQVNPMTYVLHPKKEGRLPHFFYENEMEQLFSVCNGDDALSIRNKALLELLYATGIRVSECTAIQLKDLDLSMGTLLVKGKGRKERYVPFGQFAEQAIRTYIETSRGKLLKTEEHPFLFVNQKGSPLTARGVRYILTKLVDQTSMTSSIHPHMIRHTFATHMLNSGADLRTVQELLGHAHLSSTQLYTHVTKEHLRKTYQSFHPRA from the coding sequence ATGATTCCGAAGTTTTACGATGCAAAGCATTCCTTTATTGACTATCTCCAGACAGAGAAAAACTATTCATCGTTAACGATTGAACATTATGTTCATGATCTGGATCATTTTTTTCAGTTTCTTCAGTCAGAAGGAACCTATTTAATAGAAGAGATTGATGATCTGTTGACCCGTGGATATCTGGTCAGCCTGCACAACGCCGGCTATGCCAGGTCTACTGTATCCAGAAAAATCTCAAGCTTAAAAAGTTTTTTTCAATACTTAAAACGTGAAAGTATATTTCAGGTTAATCCCATGACATACGTTCTTCATCCGAAAAAGGAAGGCAGGCTGCCTCATTTTTTTTATGAAAATGAAATGGAGCAGCTTTTTTCTGTGTGTAACGGTGACGACGCCTTATCCATTCGAAATAAAGCATTACTTGAGCTGTTGTATGCGACGGGAATCCGGGTCAGTGAGTGCACAGCCATTCAATTGAAAGACCTTGATCTGTCGATGGGCACACTTTTAGTAAAAGGGAAGGGCCGTAAAGAACGCTATGTGCCGTTTGGACAATTTGCTGAACAGGCAATCAGGACCTATATCGAAACGTCCAGGGGAAAACTGTTGAAAACGGAAGAGCATCCTTTTTTATTTGTTAACCAGAAGGGCAGTCCACTCACCGCAAGAGGTGTGAGGTACATTTTAACAAAGCTCGTTGACCAGACATCGATGACAAGCTCGATTCATCCTCATATGATCCGGCATACCTTTGCCACTCATATGCTGAACAGCGGCGCTGACTTGCGAACGGTACAGGAGTTGTTAGGTCACGCGCATTTATCTTCTACACAGTTATACACACATGTGACGAAAGAACATTTAAGAAAGACTTATCAATCTTTTCATCCAAGAGCATGA
- the trmFO gene encoding FADH(2)-oxidizing methylenetetrahydrofolate--tRNA-(uracil(54)-C(5))-methyltransferase TrmFO, protein MTEQTVTVVGAGLAGSEAAWQLAERGIKVNLYEMRPVRQTPAHHTDKFAELVCSNSLRANTLTNAVGVLKEEMRHLNSIIISAADASSVPAGGALAVDRHEFAGHVTEKVKNHPNVTVYSEEITEIPEGPTIIATGPLTTEGLAASLKELTGEEYLYFYDAAAPIIEKDSIDMDKVYLKSRYDKGEAAYLNCPMTEEEFNRFYDALIEAEVVPLKEFEKEIYFEGCMPVEVMAERGRKTLLFGPMKPVGLEDPKTGKRPHAVVQLRQDDAAGTLYNIVGFQTHLKWGPQKEVIRLIPGLENAEIVRYGVMHRNTFINSPSVLKSTYQLKEREDLFFAGQMTGVEGYVESAASGLVAGINAARLVKGEEPLLFPAETAIGSMARYITQADTKNFQPMNANFGLFPDLGEKIKNKKERAEKHAERAIGTIQNFVKKV, encoded by the coding sequence ATGACAGAGCAAACAGTAACAGTAGTAGGAGCGGGGCTTGCGGGAAGTGAAGCGGCATGGCAGCTGGCTGAACGCGGTATTAAAGTGAACTTGTATGAGATGAGACCGGTCAGACAGACGCCGGCGCATCATACAGATAAATTTGCTGAACTTGTTTGCAGTAACTCGCTGCGTGCAAACACACTGACAAATGCTGTAGGTGTATTAAAAGAAGAAATGCGTCACCTGAATTCCATTATTATCTCAGCTGCTGATGCAAGTTCAGTGCCGGCAGGAGGAGCACTGGCTGTTGATCGTCACGAATTTGCCGGTCATGTAACGGAAAAAGTAAAAAATCACCCGAACGTAACGGTGTATTCTGAAGAGATCACAGAGATTCCGGAAGGTCCGACCATTATCGCAACAGGACCACTTACAACAGAAGGACTTGCAGCCAGCCTGAAGGAACTGACAGGAGAAGAATATTTATATTTTTATGATGCAGCAGCTCCTATTATTGAAAAAGACAGCATTGATATGGACAAGGTTTATCTGAAATCCAGATACGATAAAGGGGAAGCGGCTTATTTAAACTGTCCGATGACAGAAGAGGAATTCAACCGTTTCTACGATGCACTCATTGAAGCAGAGGTGGTCCCTTTAAAGGAATTCGAAAAGGAAATCTATTTCGAAGGCTGTATGCCGGTCGAAGTAATGGCAGAACGCGGACGTAAAACGCTGTTGTTCGGACCGATGAAACCGGTTGGCTTAGAAGATCCGAAGACAGGGAAACGTCCACATGCCGTTGTTCAATTGCGTCAGGATGATGCAGCAGGAACGCTTTACAATATTGTCGGTTTCCAGACACATTTAAAATGGGGACCTCAAAAAGAAGTGATCAGACTGATTCCGGGTCTTGAAAACGCTGAAATCGTACGTTATGGCGTCATGCACCGTAATACATTCATCAATTCTCCGAGTGTCCTGAAATCAACTTATCAGCTAAAAGAGCGTGAGGATCTGTTCTTTGCCGGACAAATGACAGGTGTGGAAGGATATGTTGAATCTGCAGCAAGTGGACTGGTGGCAGGGATCAATGCTGCCCGTCTCGTAAAAGGAGAGGAACCGTTATTGTTCCCGGCTGAAACAGCGATCGGAAGTATGGCCCGTTATATCACACAGGCTGACACGAAAAATTTCCAGCCGATGAATGCCAATTTCGGACTGTTTCCAGACCTTGGTGAAAAAATCAAAAACAAAAAAGAGCGTGCGGAAAAGCATGCTGAACGGGCAATCGGAACAATTCAGAACTTTGTGAAAAAAGTGTAA